GTACCTGCGCACGATCCTCGAACTCGAGGAGGAGAACATCGTTCCCCTGCGCGCGCGCATCTCGGAGCGACTGGGGCACTCGGGTCCGACCGTCTCCCAGACGGTCGGACGCATGGAGCGCGATGGACTCGTGATCGTCTCGGACGACCGCACCCTCGAACTCACCGACGCCGGACGCCAGAAGGCCGTCGACGTGATGCGCAAGCACCGTCTCGCCGAGCGCCTGCTCTCCGACGTGATCGGCCTGGACTGGGCGTACGTCCATGAAGAGGCCTGCCGGTGGGAGCACGTCATGAGCGAGCAGGTCGAGCGCCGTCTCGTCGAGCTCCTGGGGCATCCGACCGAATCTCCGTACGGCAACCCGATTCCGGGTCTGGACCAGCTGGGGGATGCTGCGGCCAACACGTTCGACCAGGGCGTCGTCGGTCTCGTGCGACGGATGAACGAAGCCGGCGAGCCGATCAGCGGCACTGTGCGCCGTCTCGCCGAACCGGCGCAGGTGGATCCCGAGCTCCTGCAGCAGCTCAAGAACGCCGGCGTCCTGCCCGGCGCGACGGGCAACT
This portion of the Microbacterium pygmaeum genome encodes:
- a CDS encoding metal-dependent transcriptional regulator; translation: MTDLIDTTEMYLRTILELEEENIVPLRARISERLGHSGPTVSQTVGRMERDGLVIVSDDRTLELTDAGRQKAVDVMRKHRLAERLLSDVIGLDWAYVHEEACRWEHVMSEQVERRLVELLGHPTESPYGNPIPGLDQLGDAAANTFDQGVVGLVRRMNEAGEPISGTVRRLAEPAQVDPELLQQLKNAGVLPGATGNYQYSEGYVLVQMDGSDEGLELPIEVASHIFLVDDRV